The Salvelinus namaycush isolate Seneca chromosome 16, SaNama_1.0, whole genome shotgun sequence genome has a segment encoding these proteins:
- the LOC120061239 gene encoding bile acid receptor-like isoform X1 — protein MREWSESEITMSAGGYLSASDGYGITEPLQYYDVLGDPLGYPFQEPDLQGLAFSQQQYSPINVQFSVYGPPSSQPFHPLSTHPYSPHCLDTPCEPSPEPQCGSLGKGRGGGGLSLVKRTRLGPGGRVRGQDELCVVCGDKASGYHYNALTCEGCKGFFRRSVTKKAVYRCKSGGGCEMDMYMRRKCQDCRLQKCRAVGMLAECLLTEVQCQSKRLRKGTKHRGGGPEEEENMGSRRVSSTSKLPGQVVSANLSVEQKHVLDRMVEAHRQYSAQDTTHYRVFEWTCTEVGGDRLTDMACPPSQRLLQFAKSVPGFELLDCLDQNTLLSSSSVEVMFLLSAQQFTQNPAASSPALQPFNISTHHWLKTLESKENIHSGTGPVNSGVNEDLLGPVLNFFHSMAALGVTEAEYALLTATALLCSADEALLRAVACVESLQELTMELLSRVCGARYGAQGPQGAQRFARLLGRLTELRTLRHNHLTLLRQQLWDSQP, from the exons ATGAGAGAGTGGAGTGAGTCGGAGATAACCATGTCTGCCGGTGGTTACCTCTCTGCCTCTGATGGATATGGCATCACTGAGCCTCTGCAGTACTACG ATGTGCTGGGGGACCCTTTGGGCTACCCTTTCCAGGAGCCAGACCTACAGGGCCTAGCCTTCAGCCAGCAGCagtacagccccatcaatgtgcAGTTTTCTGTCTACGGACCGCCGTCCTCCCAGCCCTTCCACCCACTTTCCACCCACCCCTACAGCCCCCACTGCCTGGACACTCCCTGCGAGCCCAGCCCAGAGCCCCAGTGTGGAAGCCTGGGGAAGGGGCGAGGTGGGGGAGGTTTGTCCCTGGTCAAGAGGACCAGGCTGGGTCCGGGAGGAAGGGTGAGGGGCCAGGATgagctgtgtgtggtgtgtggggacAAAGCCTCTGGCTACCACTACAACGCCCTCACCTGTGAAGGCTGCAAAG GTTTCTTCCGAAGGAGTGTGACGAAGAAAGCAGTGTACCGGTGTAAAAGTGGCGGAGGCTGTGAGATGGACATGTACATGCGGAGAAAGTGCCAGGACTGCCGCCTGCAGAAATGTCGTGCTGTGGGCATGCTGGCTGAAT GTCTGCTGACGGAGGTGCAGTGCCAGTCCAAGAGGCTGAGGAAGGGGACCAAACACAGAGGAGGAGggcctgaggaggaggagaacatggGGAGCAGGAGAGTCAGCTCCACCAGCAAGCTACCAGGACAG GTAGTGTCTGCAAATTTGTCAGTAGAACAGAAGCATGTGCTGGACAGGATGGTGGAGGCTCATCGACAGTACAGTGCGCAGGACACTACACACTATAGG GTGTTTGAGTGGACTTGTACAGAGGTTGGTGGAGACAGACTAACAGACATGGCATGCCCTCCCTCTCAGAGGCTGCTGCAGTTCGCCAAGAGTGTACCTG GCTTTGAGCTCCTGGACTGCTTGGACCAGAACACCCTTCTCTCTAGTTCATCTGTGGAAGTCATGTTTCTGCTATCAGCTCAGCAGTTCACCCAGAACCCAGCAGCCTCTAGCCCAG cACTACAACCTTTCAACATCTCAACTCATCATTGGCTGAAAACCTTAGAGTCCAAGGAAAACATTCATAGTGGGACCGGCCCTGTAAACTCAG GAGTCAATGAGGACTTGCTAGGACCGGTGCTCAACTTCTTCCACAGCATGGCTGCATTGGGGGTGACGGAGGCTGAATATGCCCTGCTCACTGCTACAGCACTGCTATGCTCAG CAGACGAAGCGTTGCTGCGGGCGGTGGCGTGTGTGGAGAGCTTACAGGAGCTGACCATGGAGCTTCTGTCCAGGGTGTGCGGAGCCCGATATGGAGCCCAGGGCCCTCAGGGAGCCCAGCGTTTCGCTCGCCTGCTGGGGAGACTCACAGAGCTGCGCACGCTACGACACAACCACCTCACCCTGCTCCGACAGCAGCTCTGGGACAGTCAGCCTTGA
- the LOC120061239 gene encoding bile acid receptor-like isoform X3 yields MREWSESEITMSAGGYLSASDGYGITEPLQYYDVLGDPLGYPFQEPDLQGLAFSQQQYSPINVQFSVYGPPSSQPFHPLSTHPYSPHCLDTPCEPSPEPQCGSLGKGRGGGGLSLVKRTRLGPGGRVRGQDELCVVCGDKASGYHYNALTCEGCKGFFRRSVTKKAVYRCKSGGGCEMDMYMRRKCQDCRLQKCRAVGMLAECLLTEVQCQSKRLRKGTKHRGGGPEEEENMGSRRVSSTSKLPGQVVSANLSVEQKHVLDRMVEAHRQYSAQDTTHYRVFEWTCTEVGGDRLTDMACPPSQRLLQFAKSVPGFELLDCLDQNTLLSSSSVEVMFLLSAQQFTQNPAASSPALQPFNISTHHWLKTLESKENIHSGTGPVNSADEALLRAVACVESLQELTMELLSRVCGARYGAQGPQGAQRFARLLGRLTELRTLRHNHLTLLRQQLWDSQP; encoded by the exons ATGAGAGAGTGGAGTGAGTCGGAGATAACCATGTCTGCCGGTGGTTACCTCTCTGCCTCTGATGGATATGGCATCACTGAGCCTCTGCAGTACTACG ATGTGCTGGGGGACCCTTTGGGCTACCCTTTCCAGGAGCCAGACCTACAGGGCCTAGCCTTCAGCCAGCAGCagtacagccccatcaatgtgcAGTTTTCTGTCTACGGACCGCCGTCCTCCCAGCCCTTCCACCCACTTTCCACCCACCCCTACAGCCCCCACTGCCTGGACACTCCCTGCGAGCCCAGCCCAGAGCCCCAGTGTGGAAGCCTGGGGAAGGGGCGAGGTGGGGGAGGTTTGTCCCTGGTCAAGAGGACCAGGCTGGGTCCGGGAGGAAGGGTGAGGGGCCAGGATgagctgtgtgtggtgtgtggggacAAAGCCTCTGGCTACCACTACAACGCCCTCACCTGTGAAGGCTGCAAAG GTTTCTTCCGAAGGAGTGTGACGAAGAAAGCAGTGTACCGGTGTAAAAGTGGCGGAGGCTGTGAGATGGACATGTACATGCGGAGAAAGTGCCAGGACTGCCGCCTGCAGAAATGTCGTGCTGTGGGCATGCTGGCTGAAT GTCTGCTGACGGAGGTGCAGTGCCAGTCCAAGAGGCTGAGGAAGGGGACCAAACACAGAGGAGGAGggcctgaggaggaggagaacatggGGAGCAGGAGAGTCAGCTCCACCAGCAAGCTACCAGGACAG GTAGTGTCTGCAAATTTGTCAGTAGAACAGAAGCATGTGCTGGACAGGATGGTGGAGGCTCATCGACAGTACAGTGCGCAGGACACTACACACTATAGG GTGTTTGAGTGGACTTGTACAGAGGTTGGTGGAGACAGACTAACAGACATGGCATGCCCTCCCTCTCAGAGGCTGCTGCAGTTCGCCAAGAGTGTACCTG GCTTTGAGCTCCTGGACTGCTTGGACCAGAACACCCTTCTCTCTAGTTCATCTGTGGAAGTCATGTTTCTGCTATCAGCTCAGCAGTTCACCCAGAACCCAGCAGCCTCTAGCCCAG cACTACAACCTTTCAACATCTCAACTCATCATTGGCTGAAAACCTTAGAGTCCAAGGAAAACATTCATAGTGGGACCGGCCCTGTAAACTCAG CAGACGAAGCGTTGCTGCGGGCGGTGGCGTGTGTGGAGAGCTTACAGGAGCTGACCATGGAGCTTCTGTCCAGGGTGTGCGGAGCCCGATATGGAGCCCAGGGCCCTCAGGGAGCCCAGCGTTTCGCTCGCCTGCTGGGGAGACTCACAGAGCTGCGCACGCTACGACACAACCACCTCACCCTGCTCCGACAGCAGCTCTGGGACAGTCAGCCTTGA
- the LOC120061239 gene encoding bile acid receptor-like isoform X2, producing MREWSESEITMSAGGYLSASDGYGITEPLQYYDVLGDPLGYPFQEPDLQGLAFSQQQYSPINVQFSVYGPPSSQPFHPLSTHPYSPHCLDTPCEPSPEPQCGSLGKGRGGGGLSLVKRTRLGPGGRVRGQDELCVVCGDKASGYHYNALTCEGCKGFFRRSVTKKAVYRCKSGGGCEMDMYMRRKCQDCRLQKCRAVGMLAECLLTEVQCQSKRLRKGTKHRGGGPEEEENMGSRRVSSTSKLPGQVVSANLSVEQKHVLDRMVEAHRQYSAQDTTHYRVFEWTCTEVGGDRLTDMACPPSQRLLQFAKSVPGFELLDCLDQNTLLSSSSVEVMFLLSAQQFTQNPAASSPALQPFNISTHHWLKTLESKENIHSGTGPVNSGVNEDLLGPVLNFFHSMAALGVTEAEYALLTATALLCSDEALLRAVACVESLQELTMELLSRVCGARYGAQGPQGAQRFARLLGRLTELRTLRHNHLTLLRQQLWDSQP from the exons ATGAGAGAGTGGAGTGAGTCGGAGATAACCATGTCTGCCGGTGGTTACCTCTCTGCCTCTGATGGATATGGCATCACTGAGCCTCTGCAGTACTACG ATGTGCTGGGGGACCCTTTGGGCTACCCTTTCCAGGAGCCAGACCTACAGGGCCTAGCCTTCAGCCAGCAGCagtacagccccatcaatgtgcAGTTTTCTGTCTACGGACCGCCGTCCTCCCAGCCCTTCCACCCACTTTCCACCCACCCCTACAGCCCCCACTGCCTGGACACTCCCTGCGAGCCCAGCCCAGAGCCCCAGTGTGGAAGCCTGGGGAAGGGGCGAGGTGGGGGAGGTTTGTCCCTGGTCAAGAGGACCAGGCTGGGTCCGGGAGGAAGGGTGAGGGGCCAGGATgagctgtgtgtggtgtgtggggacAAAGCCTCTGGCTACCACTACAACGCCCTCACCTGTGAAGGCTGCAAAG GTTTCTTCCGAAGGAGTGTGACGAAGAAAGCAGTGTACCGGTGTAAAAGTGGCGGAGGCTGTGAGATGGACATGTACATGCGGAGAAAGTGCCAGGACTGCCGCCTGCAGAAATGTCGTGCTGTGGGCATGCTGGCTGAAT GTCTGCTGACGGAGGTGCAGTGCCAGTCCAAGAGGCTGAGGAAGGGGACCAAACACAGAGGAGGAGggcctgaggaggaggagaacatggGGAGCAGGAGAGTCAGCTCCACCAGCAAGCTACCAGGACAG GTAGTGTCTGCAAATTTGTCAGTAGAACAGAAGCATGTGCTGGACAGGATGGTGGAGGCTCATCGACAGTACAGTGCGCAGGACACTACACACTATAGG GTGTTTGAGTGGACTTGTACAGAGGTTGGTGGAGACAGACTAACAGACATGGCATGCCCTCCCTCTCAGAGGCTGCTGCAGTTCGCCAAGAGTGTACCTG GCTTTGAGCTCCTGGACTGCTTGGACCAGAACACCCTTCTCTCTAGTTCATCTGTGGAAGTCATGTTTCTGCTATCAGCTCAGCAGTTCACCCAGAACCCAGCAGCCTCTAGCCCAG cACTACAACCTTTCAACATCTCAACTCATCATTGGCTGAAAACCTTAGAGTCCAAGGAAAACATTCATAGTGGGACCGGCCCTGTAAACTCAG GAGTCAATGAGGACTTGCTAGGACCGGTGCTCAACTTCTTCCACAGCATGGCTGCATTGGGGGTGACGGAGGCTGAATATGCCCTGCTCACTGCTACAGCACTGCTATGCTCAG ACGAAGCGTTGCTGCGGGCGGTGGCGTGTGTGGAGAGCTTACAGGAGCTGACCATGGAGCTTCTGTCCAGGGTGTGCGGAGCCCGATATGGAGCCCAGGGCCCTCAGGGAGCCCAGCGTTTCGCTCGCCTGCTGGGGAGACTCACAGAGCTGCGCACGCTACGACACAACCACCTCACCCTGCTCCGACAGCAGCTCTGGGACAGTCAGCCTTGA